The following DNA comes from Halorhabdus tiamatea SARL4B.
TGTCTGAACTCCGGCAACGCGCTGGACCTCGCCGCGAAGATCTGGAGGGGCAAGGCGGTCGCCGACGAGAACAGCCCCTCCGGTGGCGTGTACGTCGTCGTGGCCACTGCGATCATGATGAGTGGCGCTGTCTCGCCGATCGCACGCGCCAGCGCCAGAATCGTCCCGGTGAGGATGCCCGGCACCGCTTCCGGGAACACCACGTTCCGGAGCGTCTGCCAGCGGCTGGCTCCCATCCCGTAGGAGGCTTCCCGGATCGAGTCGGGCACGGCCCGGATCGCCTCCTGTGCGGAGACGACCACGATCGGGAGAATGAGGAGTCCGAGCGTCCCCGCAGCGGAGACGACGATCCCGGTTCCGAACCCGAGCGTCCGCCGGAAGAGGGCCAGCCCCAACAGTCCGTAGACGACAGAGGGAACGCCCGCGAGGTTCGAGATGTTCACCTCGAGCAGCGTCGCGAACCGGCCGCCCCACCCCGATTTCGGGGCGTACTCCTCGAGGTAGACGGCCGCGAAGATTCCGATCGGAAAGGCGAGGATCGCCATGAACCCGACGACCACGATCGAGCCGACCAGCTGGGGATAGACACCGGCTTCACTCGCCACCCGCCCGTGCCAGGACTCAAGTAGCAGTGTCGGCGTCAAATAGCTCTGGAGGCCGTCGATGGCGAGCTGTCGTTCGAGCCCGGCACCGACGAGTATGCCACCGATGAGGACGAACGGTCCGGCCACGCCGATTCGACCCTCCGGATCCGTGACGACCGTCGAGCCAACGACGTACCCGACCGGTATCACGAACGCCGAGAAGAGCACGACCGGGAACGACGGGTCGATCCCGACGCCGACCAGCCCACCGGCGAGCACCAGTGTACTCACGAGCGCAGCCGTCGCGGCGATCACCCCACGTCGGCGTGACCAGCGACGGGACACGACCGCACCGAGAATGCCGGCGACCGGGAATGTAGTAATTCCGACATACGCGAGCCACGGGGGTGCGATACCGACGAGTGGTCGAACGACGCCGTAGAGCAGGGCAGCGACAGCGAGACCCGCGACGCTCGCCAACGGGCTCGCGGGGCCGGTGTACGTCCGTTCGTCCGTGACGCGGCCGTAGACACCGACAAGTAGCGGTGGGATGGCACCGAACAGCAGGAAGACGAGCACGTCGTACGGGCTCACCGCGTCCGCGACGACGTACGTGACGAGGCTCACGGCCAGCGCCCCGAAGACGACGGCGAAGGCTTTCGCGTTCGCGCGCCCCACGGCCGGATGCCGTCTCGCGTACCACGTGAACGCGGCCGTCGGTGCGACGAGCGTCCCGAAGTACAGGAGGTACCACCGAGCCGACGCCGTCAGCGGCTGAAACGTGTCGAACGCGATGTAGCCGAACAGGACCAGCAGGGAGACGATGCCGACGAGCGTCGCACCCAGGAGTGTCGCCTCGAAGAGGGACCCCTTGAGCCGTCGCAGTCGCGTGCCGGTCGCCTGACGCAGCCGGCCGGCACCTTCGCTTTCGGCAGCCATCAGTCGTAGGCCTCCCTGAACCGACGGCGCACGAGTTCAGCCAGAATGTTCATCGTGAGTGTGATCGCGAACAGTGTCATGCCGAGCGCGAACATCGCTTCGTAGGTGGGTCCCGTCCCGAGCGAGTCCGCCCCGGCGATCTGTACCATCGCCGCCGTCATCGTCTGACTCGACTCGGCGAGGTTCTTGAGAACGTCCGGGTAATAGGGCATCTGCGGGCTCATCCCCATCGCCATCGTCACCGCCATCGTCTCCCCGATCGCCCGGGACAGCGCGAGGACGTACGAGGCGACGATGCCCGAGGTGGCCGAGGGGACGACGACCTTCGTCGAGACGTCGAACTTCGTCGATCCCAGTCCGTAGGCGGCCTCCCGAAGGCTGTCGGGAACCGCACTGAGTGCGTCTTCGCTGATCGAGGAGACCATCGGGATGATCATGATCCCGACGACGATGCTCGCCGAGAGCGCGTTGAACGTCCGCAACGACGGGACGACGAACGTGAACTCCGGGAGTGCGAAGACGTATCCCGACAGCACCGGGAGCCACTCGGGAACGGCGAGCAGCTCGATTCTCGACGGGATGATCGTGGCGTTGATCGGCAGAACGCTGTCGATCAGCGGTGTCACGTAGACGAGCGCCATGTACCCGTAGATGACCGTGGGGACGCCGGCGAGGACCTCGAGGGCCGGTTTCAGAACCGATCGCACGCGGTCGCTCGCGTACTCACTCAGGTAGATCGCCGCCGCCAGCCCGACCGGCAACGCGATGAGCGCCGAGCAGATGGTGACGATCAGCGTCCCGCTCACCAGGGGGAGGACGCCGTACTCACCGGCGATCTTCGGACTCCAGTTCGTGCCGGTGAAGAAGTCGATCGGCGAGATCTCGCTCCAGAACGTGAGTGCGTTCGCCGAGAGCGAGAGGATGATACCCACGGTCACGAGGATCGTGAGCACGGCACTCCCCGCGATCAGCCACCTGTAGAAGCGCTCCTTGCGGACCACGAATCGGTCCCGCTGGAGCGGATCAGACGTCGAATTCGGTTGGTTGCTCATGTATTGAGAATGGTGTCACCGGAATGGCTACGCCGGACCGATCCGTGGACTATCGAGTGAACTCGTAGTCGCCGGCGATGCCCGCTTCGAGGTTCGCGAGGTTGTTCTCGACCATCTCCTGGCTGGACGGGACGTAGCCGATGTCCTCGGCGATGTAGTCCTCGTCGGCCTCGTTGATGTAGAAGCGGATGTACTCCTGGAGGTGGGGCTTCTCCTGGAGCTTGTTCATGTTGGCGTAGAAGAACAGTGGACGGGCAAGCGGGTAGTTCCCGCTCTGTGCGCCTTCGAGGCTCGGCTCGATCGGGTCGCTGCCACCTTCGCTCAGACTGAGTGCCTTCACGGAGTCGGGATTGTTCGTGTAGTAGGCGAAGGGCAGATAGCCAAGCGCGTACTCGTTGCCAGCGACGCCTTGCGCGATCAGATTGTCTTCCTCAGTCCCTTCGAAGTCACTGCGGATCGGCTGGTCCGCCTCGGTCTCGCCGATGACCGACTCCGTGAAGTAGTCGTAGGTGCCCGAGGTGCTTGCCGGTCCGTAGAGATCGAACGGTTCGTCCGGCCAGTCGGAGTTGACGTCACTCCACAGTTCGGGCGCGGTGTCCGGCGACCAGATCTCTCCCAGGTCCTCTAAGGAGATCTCGTCGATCCAGTCGGCATCGTTGTTGACGACCACGGTCAGCGCGTCCTGGGCGATGTAGAATTCGACCGGTTCGATGCCGTTGTCACGGGAGCGCTGGAGTTCTTCGTCCTTGATCGGGCGACTCGCGTTGTTGATGTCGCTGTCGCCGGGGATGAAGACGTTGTTGAAGCCACCGCCACTGCCGTCGGGTGTGATGTTGAAGCCGACGCCGTCACCGTACTGCTCGTTCCACAGTCGGGACGTCTCCTGGGCGACCGGATACACCGTGCTGCTCCCCGAGATTCGGATGTCCCCCGAGAGGGACTCTCGGTCGACGTCTGTGCCGCTGTCGTCGCTGTTGTCGTTCCCGTATTCGTAGTCGCCGGCGATGCCCGCTTCGAGGTTCGCGAGGTTGTCCTCGACCATCTCCTGGCTGGACGGGACGTAGCCGATATCTTCGGCGATATAGTCCTCGTCAGCTTCGTTGATGTAGAAGCGGATGAACTCCTGAAGGTAAGTCTTCTCCTGGAGTTTGTTCATGTTAGCATAGAAGAACAGTGGACGGGCAAGCGGGTAGTTCCCGCTCTGTGCGCCTTCGAGGCTCGGTTCGACCGGGTCGCTGCCGCCCTCGCTGAGGCTGAGCGCTTTGACTGAGTCCGGATTGTTCGTGTAGTAGGCGAACGGGAGATACCCGAGAGCGTACTCGTTGCCCGCGACGCCCTGGGCGATCAGGTTGTCCTCTTCGGTTCCTTCGAAGTCACTCCGGATCGGCTGGTCCGCTTCAGTCTCACCGATGACTGCCTCGGTGAAGTAGTCGTAGGTACCCGACGTACTCGCCGGCCCGTAGAGGTCGAACGGTTCGTCCGGCCAGTCGGAGTTGACGTCACTCCACAGTTCGGGCGCGGTGTCCGGCGACCAGATCTCTCCTAGATCTTCCAGGGAGATCTCGTCGATAAAGTCGGCGTCGTTGTTGACGACCACGGTGAGTGCGTCCTGGGCGACGTAAAATTCGACCGGCTCGATGCCGTTGTCGCGGGAGCGCTGGAGTTCTTCGTCCTTGATCGGGCGACTCGCGTTGTTGATGTCGCTGTCGCCGGGAATGAAGACGTTGTTGAAGCCACCGCCGCTGCCGTCGGGCGTGATGTTGAAGCCGACGCCGTCGCCGTACTCCTCGTTCCACAGCCGCGAGACCTCCTGGGCGACCGGATACACCGTGCTGCTCCCCGAGATTCGGATGTCTCCCGAGAGGGACTCACGGTCGGCGGTCTCCCCATTTTCGGTGCCGTTTTGGCCGCCGTTTTCGTCGCCGTTCCCGCCCGAGTTGTTTCCGTCCTCGGTCGTGTCGCTCTCTCCGCTACACCCGGCCAGTGCCGTGGCCCCGAGTGCGCCGGCCGAGAGGATGAATTTCCGCCGTGATGCTTTGCCCGGACGCGTCGAATCTCGCGTCATCAACAGAACGGGCGGGAGATTTGACTAAAGGGGTTTATAATAGGTGTACGGCCTGCTATTGGGTGATACTGACCGATATGAGCCGCCTGGAGTGGTATAGTGGACTACTATGGTATATATAGACATTATATTGCCCCACGATCCGGCGAGTGTGGGGATATTCGAAACGACGGCCGCCCTCAGCTCACGCCAGCGGCCTCAGTGCCTGCAAGCAGCTAAATTTCGGCCAGCCGTCGCTCCATCTCACGCTCGACCCAGTCTTCGAGGGCCGCTGTCGGCCTGTCGACGTCTGGTGCCCACTCGTCGAAGAACCCGGACGTATCGAGGAAGGACACCGCTCCGTAGATGGCTTTCCAGTCGTCGAACCCCGCAGGGAGTGTCCCTGCCTGTTCGCGGTAGCCCGCTCGCAATGCGTCGAGAAGTTCGGTGGGGCTGTTCTCGCCGGGGTCGGCGAGTAACTGCTCCTGGGTCCGGCGGAGCTCCCGCACCGGGTCGCCGGCGTGGGCGTCCTCCCAGTCGATGAGCCCGGTCCCGTCCGCGCGCAGCAACGTGTTCCCTTGCGTGACGTCGCCGTGGACGAGGACTGCCGGTGCCGCCGCCGGTTCAGGGGATGACCGAGTCGAGCGCCGAGTGTGCCGACCCCAGAACTGTCTCTTCGAACTCCTCGTTGCCACACACCTCACACTCCTCGGGCGGGCCCTCGCGGACGTGGTTGACGATCGATCGCGTCTGGACGTTTCCACATTGGGTACATCGCCACTCTTTCGTCATACTTAACTATTTATCATGCAGTACCATTAGTCTTATTTCACGGATCAGTCATAATCCTAGAGGTGGGTGACTGATCGGGCATCTACTGCTCAAATACAGGGACGAATAGACCGGTTCGGACGCTACTCCCCACTTCCGGCGTATGCCGATCCCCAGCGTCGTTCGTTGTAGGTGCGCTGGCGATCGCTATCGAACTCCTGGCCGATCCGCTCGCGGAGTTGATCCTTGGCCGCGGCCTCGATCCGGGCGAGTTCGTCGGCCTTCGCGACGGCGACTGGCGGCCCCCGTTCGGCGGCGACGTCGGCGACGATCTGCATGGTGAGTCGCTCGCGGCGGTCGGCGTCCCGCGTCACGGCGTAGGGGGCCTCGATCCGGTAGACGAGTTCGTCACGGGGGTCGTACAGCGCGAAGAACGTGACTTCGTAGGCCTCGGGATCGCGTTCGCGCTCGACGCCGAGTGCGTCGCCGGCCGACGAGAGGACGCGGTCGGTCCCGATCCGGGAGCGAAACCAGTTGGTGAACGTGATGGCGTCGGTGCGCAACTCGTCGCCCTCGTACCGCGAGAGGACGTGTTCGAAGAAGGCGTTGTCGTTGGCCCACGGCGCGCCCGCCTTCGTCCGGAGCGCCCGCGTCAGGCCGTTGGCGGCGCTGTTCTTGACGAACCCGACGATCGGGACGTCGTCTTCGAGACCGGTCTCGACCAGCCTGACGTAGTTCTCGACGACGTCCCGCGGTTGCTGGTCGGATTCGAGCAGGTCGGCGAGTTCCGGGTGTCTATCGGCCCAGTTGAGCAGGCCAGTCGGGTAGATCGGTCCGTCGAGGATCAACAGATCCGATACCGCCTCGATATTGGCCCGAGCGTGGTGGCTCTCGGCGAGATACAGCGCGAGCGCGTGGACGACTGTCTGGGCATAGCGGTCGACACGCGGGACTTCGAGCAAGCGCTCGTGGGTGTAGCCCTCGTCGGTGCGGCCCCACTCGTCGTCGCCGAGGTCGACGGTCACGTCGTTGGTGTGGGCGCTGACGACGACCGTCCGCGAACGGTGGAGGTCCAGATCCGAGGGCACGCCGGCCATCGCCGCCTGGGCGACGTCGAGCACCAGCCCGTTCTTGAACGTCGTGGGGTTGATCGTCCCCGAATCCAACCCGTGCTGGGTGTCGAAGGGGCGCTCTTCGAGGGCGATATCTGGCAGCGGGGCCGCGCGTCGCCGTTGCTCGCCGAGCGGTTCGAGGATCACCTCGTCCTCGTAGTACAGGGGATCGAGAAACTCCGCCCAGGCGCGTTCGGCGAGGTCGTCGTGGTCGGTGTCGTCCATCCGCCCGCCGAGCCGACCGGCCAGCCGGGCGATGCCGTCGACGTGCACCGGATCGAGCGTCATGTCTCGACTTTCG
Coding sequences within:
- a CDS encoding phosphotransferase family protein produces the protein MRCVATRSSKRQFWGRHTRRSTRSSPEPAAAPAVLVHGDVTQGNTLLRADGTGLIDWEDAHAGDPVRELRRTQEQLLADPGENSPTELLDALRAGYREQAGTLPAGFDDWKAIYGAVSFLDTSGFFDEWAPDVDRPTAALEDWVEREMERRLAEI
- a CDS encoding DNA double-strand break repair nuclease NurA, which produces MTLDPVHVDGIARLAGRLGGRMDDTDHDDLAERAWAEFLDPLYYEDEVILEPLGEQRRRAAPLPDIALEERPFDTQHGLDSGTINPTTFKNGLVLDVAQAAMAGVPSDLDLHRSRTVVVSAHTNDVTVDLGDDEWGRTDEGYTHERLLEVPRVDRYAQTVVHALALYLAESHHARANIEAVSDLLILDGPIYPTGLLNWADRHPELADLLESDQQPRDVVENYVRLVETGLEDDVPIVGFVKNSAANGLTRALRTKAGAPWANDNAFFEHVLSRYEGDELRTDAITFTNWFRSRIGTDRVLSSAGDALGVERERDPEAYEVTFFALYDPRDELVYRIEAPYAVTRDADRRERLTMQIVADVAAERGPPVAVAKADELARIEAAAKDQLRERIGQEFDSDRQRTYNERRWGSAYAGSGE
- the pstA gene encoding phosphate ABC transporter permease PstA, with the translated sequence MAAESEGAGRLRQATGTRLRRLKGSLFEATLLGATLVGIVSLLVLFGYIAFDTFQPLTASARWYLLYFGTLVAPTAAFTWYARRHPAVGRANAKAFAVVFGALAVSLVTYVVADAVSPYDVLVFLLFGAIPPLLVGVYGRVTDERTYTGPASPLASVAGLAVAALLYGVVRPLVGIAPPWLAYVGITTFPVAGILGAVVSRRWSRRRGVIAATAALVSTLVLAGGLVGVGIDPSFPVVLFSAFVIPVGYVVGSTVVTDPEGRIGVAGPFVLIGGILVGAGLERQLAIDGLQSYLTPTLLLESWHGRVASEAGVYPQLVGSIVVVGFMAILAFPIGIFAAVYLEEYAPKSGWGGRFATLLEVNISNLAGVPSVVYGLLGLALFRRTLGFGTGIVVSAAGTLGLLILPIVVVSAQEAIRAVPDSIREASYGMGASRWQTLRNVVFPEAVPGILTGTILALARAIGETAPLIMIAVATTTYTPPEGLFSSATALPLQIFAARSSALPEFRHGVVPATAIVLLALMLVMNATAVVVRNRYERDK
- a CDS encoding PstS family phosphate ABC transporter substrate-binding protein, which produces MTRDSTRPGKASRRKFILSAGALGATALAGCSGESDTTEDGNNSGGNGDENGGQNGTENGETADRESLSGDIRISGSSTVYPVAQEVSRLWNEEYGDGVGFNITPDGSGGGFNNVFIPGDSDINNASRPIKDEELQRSRDNGIEPVEFYVAQDALTVVVNNDADFIDEISLEDLGEIWSPDTAPELWSDVNSDWPDEPFDLYGPASTSGTYDYFTEAVIGETEADQPIRSDFEGTEEDNLIAQGVAGNEYALGYLPFAYYTNNPDSVKALSLSEGGSDPVEPSLEGAQSGNYPLARPLFFYANMNKLQEKTYLQEFIRFYINEADEDYIAEDIGYVPSSQEMVEDNLANLEAGIAGDYEYGNDNSDDSGTDVDRESLSGDIRISGSSTVYPVAQETSRLWNEQYGDGVGFNITPDGSGGGFNNVFIPGDSDINNASRPIKDEELQRSRDNGIEPVEFYIAQDALTVVVNNDADWIDEISLEDLGEIWSPDTAPELWSDVNSDWPDEPFDLYGPASTSGTYDYFTESVIGETEADQPIRSDFEGTEEDNLIAQGVAGNEYALGYLPFAYYTNNPDSVKALSLSEGGSDPIEPSLEGAQSGNYPLARPLFFYANMNKLQEKPHLQEYIRFYINEADEDYIAEDIGYVPSSQEMVENNLANLEAGIAGDYEFTR
- the pstC gene encoding phosphate ABC transporter permease subunit PstC: MSNQPNSTSDPLQRDRFVVRKERFYRWLIAGSAVLTILVTVGIILSLSANALTFWSEISPIDFFTGTNWSPKIAGEYGVLPLVSGTLIVTICSALIALPVGLAAAIYLSEYASDRVRSVLKPALEVLAGVPTVIYGYMALVYVTPLIDSVLPINATIIPSRIELLAVPEWLPVLSGYVFALPEFTFVVPSLRTFNALSASIVVGIMIIPMVSSISEDALSAVPDSLREAAYGLGSTKFDVSTKVVVPSATSGIVASYVLALSRAIGETMAVTMAMGMSPQMPYYPDVLKNLAESSQTMTAAMVQIAGADSLGTGPTYEAMFALGMTLFAITLTMNILAELVRRRFREAYD